The Rhinoraja longicauda isolate Sanriku21f chromosome 19, sRhiLon1.1, whole genome shotgun sequence genome includes a window with the following:
- the LOC144602953 gene encoding uncharacterized protein LOC144602953 produces the protein MCDIHAGGLIAYLCQNDAVHCVHFVTLLGSSVQASLKVAVGANLMAIVILCRGKCGLSKCITRYLVYMAAADLMVLIFEVILYEIKDAYWPYSLLNYTPVCSVNLALLFFSIDCSVWLTVAFTFDRHIAISCQSLRTKYCTEKIAAIAIAIVCLVSAVENIPIFFVYEPREILDGLPWSCYVKSSFYTDPMWIAFLWLETILCPFAPFILIMLLNSLTIRHIVRANRVRSALRGAISHTDPEIDNRRKSIILLLAISGNFIFLWMVLFICHLFVYFTDTQFLEANYNDPFTIAEQSGYMLRCLSACTNTFIYAVSQGKFREELKNIVRRPLSIFTSLKYIIYFNHPK, from the exons ATGTGTGACATCCACGCAGG TGGTCTGATTGCTTACCTTTGCCAAAACGACGCTGTTCACTGCGTCCACTTTGTAACGCTGCTGGGCAGTAGCGTGCAAGCAAGTCTGAAAGTAGCTGTCGGAG CTAATCTGATGGCGATCGTGATTCTCTGCCGCGGAAAATGCGGTCTATCGAAATGCATCACGCGTTATTTGGTGTACATGGCAGCTGCCGATCTAATGGTTCTGATATTTGAAGTAATTTTGTATGAGATAAAAGATGCCTATTGGCCATATTCATTGCTCAATTATACCCCTGTTTGCAGCGTTAATCTCGCGCTGTTGTTCTTTTCTATTGATTGTTCGGTCTGGTTAACTGTGGCTTTCACCTTTGACCGACATATAGCTATCAGTTGCCAGTCCCTGCGAACAAAATACTGCACCGAAAAGATCGCGGCAATAGCCATTGCAATTGTGTGTTTAGTGAgcgctgtggaaaacatcccgaTCTTCTTTGTTTATGAACCTCGGGAAATACTTGATGGTCTGCCATGGTCATGTTATGTAAAATCAAGCTTCTACACCGACCCAATGTGGATCGCATTTTTATGGCTGGAAACTATTTTATGCCCATTTGCACCTTTCATTTTGATCATGCTCCTTAATTCTCTGACCATCAGGCACATCGTACGGGCTAATAGAGTGAGGAGCGCTCTCCGAGGAGCCATCAGTCACACCGATCCAGAAATTGATAACCGTAGGAAGTCAATCATATTATTGCTGGCAATCTCAGGCAATTTTATATTCCTATGGATGGTGCTTTTTATTTGTCACCTGTTTGTGTACTTTACCGACACTCAGTTTTTAGAAGCAAATTACAATGACCCTTTCACTATTGCGGAACAATCCGGATATATGCTGAGGTGCTTAAGTGCTTGCACAAATACTTTTATTTACGCAGTGTCTCAGGGTAAATTCAGAGAGGAATTGAAGAATATAGTTAGGCGTCCACTAAGTATATTCACTAGTTTAAAATACATAATTTATTTTAATCACCCGAAGTGA